AGACTTCGAAGCCGCCCGAAAGCGGCTTTCGGAAATCCCCGAAGGCGCGGAAAGAGTACGCCTTGCGGAAGAACTTGAACGCGCGGAGCAAAAACTATTCGCCGCGGCGGAACGCTACAACGTCGCATTGACCTGCGCGCGAAAAGCTCAATACAGGGAGAGTATTTCCCAACTTGAAAAGGCAATTGAATTGGCGCCGGATCTGAAACAGGCCTATCGCTTGCTTGCAAAAGCAAATATCGCCCTAGGCGATTTTGAAGCCGCGAGAGCCGCCGTTTCAAAAGGTCTTTTGAGATTTCCCGGGGATGCGGAACTTGCGCAACTGGAAACCGAATTTTCGGACGCCGGGAAGCCATTCAAGGGAGCAGTCGGATTTCCATTTGCCTCACCGGGATTCGTGGCCGCGATGCTTATGGCCCAGACCGCGCTTCTGGCAATCATTCTTGTTCTTCTGGCCGTAATCCTGTTTTCGTCCAAATGACGACTAAACGTAAAGGTTGATCGGCGACAATATATAGGATTCCGTGCTTTTTGAAAGATCGATCATCTCGGGCGGATCTATTTGATTGAATTTTTGGTCGTACACAACCTTCACGATGGGGCGAGTCAAATGTTCGCCGGAAATCGCGAAAACGACGGCGAACCGTCCGTCGTTCAACTTCACCAGGCTTCCCACGGGATACAACCCGACTACGCGCAGGAATTGGTTGACGGTCTGACTTCCGAAAATGTCGAAACTTCGAATAATTATATTTGATATGGCTTGGTTCGGCGATAGCTTCTTGCGGTGCAACCGTTCGCTGGTGAGCGCAATGAAAGTATCGCAAATGGACAACATCAGCGAAAGCGGGTGAATTGCATCTCCTGTCAGCCGCTGGGGATAGCCGCTTCCGTCGAACCTTTCGTGGTGCTCCAGGACCATTTTGAGCACGTCCTGACTTACATCGGTATTGTCCTTGACCATCTGATAGGAGTATCGGGGGTGCTCCATTACCATGGAAAATTCGCGCTGCGTAAGCTGGCCGGGCTTGTTGAAAATCGAGACAGGAATGCGCATCATGCCGATGTTGTGGAGCAGCGCGCCCAGCGCGATATCCTTTTTTAAAAGCGACCATGCCGGGTCGTCCCTGTAAAGAATGGTCATCAGCGTCGCCACGTTTACCGCGTGAAAGAAAAGGAAATCGCTGTAATTGGCCAGAGAGTAAATATTGATAGCCCTGCCCGAAGTGG
The sequence above is a segment of the bacterium genome. Coding sequences within it:
- a CDS encoding tetratricopeptide repeat protein: MNGENLASCPVCGGEIAAGASVCPDCTADINSFRKLIEDARRYLDAARLALARGDKNEVERLCTDALKLWDGCAGEAKALLAKTAIVSGDFEAARKRLSEIPEGAERVRLAEELERAEQKLFAAAERYNVALTCARKAQYRESISQLEKAIELAPDLKQAYRLLAKANIALGDFEAARAAVSKGLLRFPGDAELAQLETEFSDAGKPFKGAVGFPFASPGFVAAMLMAQTALLAIILVLLAVILFSSK
- a CDS encoding HD-GYP domain-containing protein encodes the protein MRKIPLKDLKAGVVLDEDILSTDLQLLLRRGSKLNDYIINKLLERGIEFVVTASTQFEQREDVSLDEHHFLVQVRKNINRVYERSEIESVLPQELLEKTVEVLREIFKDSRMGIFQNLDKLHEEVEMLLKEVVSTSGRAINIYSLANYSDFLFFHAVNVATLMTILYRDDPAWSLLKKDIALGALLHNIGMMRIPVSIFNKPGQLTQREFSMVMEHPRYSYQMVKDNTDVSQDVLKMVLEHHERFDGSGYPQRLTGDAIHPLSLMLSICDTFIALTSERLHRKKLSPNQAISNIIIRSFDIFGSQTVNQFLRVVGLYPVGSLVKLNDGRFAVVFAISGEHLTRPIVKVVYDQKFNQIDPPEMIDLSKSTESYILSPINLYV